In Luteitalea sp. TBR-22, one genomic interval encodes:
- a CDS encoding serine hydrolase has protein sequence MTLPRIAALVVAATLAAPAPAPRIASVSAAMQDLVARQEVSGAVTVVATRGGVVHLDATGLADLATKRPMTPDTLFWIASMTKPITGAAILMLQDEGKLKVSDPVAKYLPAFETLRTPSGKPANLTITQVLTHTSGLGEADPVAAREARTLTDMERLWLAAPMQYEPGTQWKYTQSGINVAGRIVEVVSGKPFDVFVRERLFDPLGMKDTTFSPSEAQRARLVTAYTKHKDTGVLEATPHRADYGVGRPPFGNGGLYSTGPDYARFAQMLLNGGTLDGKRYLSAEAMRTLTTPLTGDLPTGFFQGEAWGNRGANYGWGLATCILKTPHDGVASMLSPGTFGHGGAWGTQAWIDPVKGVAYVLMIQRAGLPNSDASDVRLAFQRAAAAALPQ, from the coding sequence ATGACCCTGCCGAGAATCGCTGCCCTGGTCGTCGCCGCCACGCTCGCCGCGCCCGCCCCCGCGCCGAGGATTGCTTCCGTGAGTGCCGCCATGCAGGACCTGGTGGCCAGGCAGGAGGTGTCCGGCGCGGTCACCGTCGTCGCCACCAGGGGCGGGGTCGTGCATCTCGACGCCACCGGCCTGGCCGACCTCGCGACGAAGCGGCCGATGACCCCGGACACGCTGTTCTGGATCGCGTCGATGACCAAGCCGATCACCGGTGCGGCCATCCTGATGCTGCAGGACGAAGGCAAGTTGAAGGTGTCCGATCCGGTGGCGAAGTACCTGCCGGCCTTCGAGACGCTGAGGACGCCATCGGGGAAGCCCGCGAACCTGACGATCACGCAGGTCCTCACGCACACGTCCGGGCTCGGTGAGGCGGACCCGGTCGCGGCGCGCGAGGCGCGCACGCTCACCGACATGGAGCGGCTGTGGCTCGCGGCGCCGATGCAGTACGAGCCGGGGACGCAGTGGAAGTACACGCAGAGCGGCATCAACGTCGCCGGCCGGATCGTCGAGGTGGTGAGCGGCAAGCCGTTCGATGTGTTCGTTCGGGAACGCCTCTTCGACCCGCTCGGCATGAAGGACACGACGTTCTCCCCGTCGGAGGCGCAGCGGGCCCGCCTGGTGACGGCCTACACGAAGCACAAGGACACCGGCGTGCTCGAGGCGACGCCGCACCGCGCCGACTACGGCGTCGGCCGCCCGCCATTCGGCAACGGCGGACTCTACTCGACGGGGCCCGACTACGCGCGCTTTGCGCAGATGCTGCTCAACGGCGGCACGCTCGACGGCAAACGCTACCTCAGCGCCGAGGCGATGCGGACGCTCACGACACCGCTCACCGGCGACCTGCCCACCGGCTTCTTCCAGGGCGAGGCGTGGGGCAATCGCGGCGCCAACTACGGGTGGGGGCTGGCCACGTGCATCCTGAAGACTCCGCACGACGGCGTGGCGTCGATGCTCTCCCCTGGCACGTTCGGGCACGGCGGTGCGTGGGGGACGCAGGCGTGGATCGACCCGGTGAAGGGCGTGGCCTACGTCCTGATGATCCAGCGCGCCGGGCTCCCCAACAGCGACGCGAGTGACGTCCGCCTCGCGTTCCAGCGGGCCGCGGCGGCGGCGCTGCCGCAGTAG
- a CDS encoding amidohydrolase family protein — MRHGIAATLAAVVALGLAVRGQSPALALVGVDVIPMDRERVLQRQTLVIRDGRIVEMGPTATVKPPAGARIVNGAGKYVLPALGEMHGHLAGPNTALNERILALNVVHGVLTVRSMLGHPAQLTLRDRVARGEVLGPRIYTSGPSANGQSVTTAAAGEQMARDQKAAGYDLIKIHPGVPLAAFEALARTARQVGIPIAGHVPADVGVHRAIAAGYRTIEHLDGYAEAALRDGVTMPASGSGFFGSSIAPHLDDRKIPALVQETKAAGVWLVPTETLMVNFLSDEPVTAMMKRPELAYITADMRQQWENGLKAFRGGPQNPNAQDRARLMAFRSRLLRQMQDAGVGILLGADSPQILNVPGIATHQELVAVVKAGLTPYEALASGTRNVAVYLGTDTDGGTVAPGMRANLLVVNANPLQDVSRTQDRFGVVHEGTWHDRAALDDMLAALRVAP; from the coding sequence ATGAGACATGGGATCGCCGCGACCCTCGCGGCGGTCGTCGCCCTCGGTCTCGCCGTTCGCGGCCAGTCGCCGGCCCTGGCGCTCGTCGGTGTCGACGTGATCCCGATGGATCGGGAGCGCGTGCTGCAACGGCAGACCCTCGTGATTCGCGACGGCCGCATCGTGGAGATGGGGCCCACCGCCACCGTGAAGCCGCCCGCCGGCGCGCGCATCGTCAACGGCGCCGGCAAGTACGTACTGCCGGCGCTCGGCGAGATGCATGGCCACCTGGCCGGTCCGAACACGGCGCTCAACGAGCGCATCCTCGCGCTCAACGTCGTCCATGGCGTGCTCACCGTGCGAAGCATGCTCGGCCACCCGGCCCAGCTCACGCTGCGCGACCGGGTCGCCAGGGGCGAGGTGCTCGGGCCGCGGATCTACACGTCGGGTCCTTCAGCCAACGGTCAATCGGTCACGACCGCGGCCGCTGGCGAGCAGATGGCGCGCGACCAGAAGGCGGCCGGGTACGACCTGATCAAGATCCACCCTGGCGTGCCGCTGGCGGCGTTCGAAGCCCTGGCCCGCACGGCGCGACAGGTCGGCATCCCGATCGCGGGCCATGTGCCCGCGGACGTGGGCGTGCATCGCGCCATCGCGGCGGGCTACCGCACCATCGAGCACCTCGACGGGTATGCCGAGGCGGCCCTTCGCGACGGTGTGACGATGCCGGCCTCGGGCAGCGGGTTCTTCGGGTCGTCGATTGCGCCGCACCTCGACGATCGCAAGATCCCGGCGCTCGTGCAGGAGACGAAGGCGGCCGGGGTGTGGCTCGTGCCCACCGAGACCCTGATGGTCAACTTCCTGTCGGACGAGCCGGTGACGGCGATGATGAAGCGGCCCGAGCTCGCCTACATCACGGCCGACATGCGGCAACAGTGGGAGAACGGCCTGAAGGCTTTCCGAGGCGGCCCGCAGAACCCGAATGCGCAGGACCGCGCCCGCCTCATGGCATTCCGGTCGCGGCTGCTGCGGCAGATGCAGGATGCGGGCGTCGGGATCCTCCTCGGCGCCGACTCTCCGCAGATCCTCAACGTGCCGGGTATCGCCACCCACCAGGAACTCGTCGCCGTCGTGAAGGCCGGCCTGACGCCCTACGAGGCGCTCGCCTCGGGGACGCGCAACGTCGCGGTGTACCTCGGGACCGACACCGATGGCGGCACCGTGGCGCCGGGCATGCGCGCCAATCTCCTGGTGGTCAATGCCAATCCCCTGCAGGACGTGTCGCGCACGCAGGATCGGTTCGGCGTCGTGCACGAGGGCACGTGGCACGACCGGGCCGCGCTCGACGACATGCTTGCAGCGCTCCGCGTGGCGCCCTGA
- a CDS encoding dienelactone hydrolase family protein: MSHPSLYLAALVLYLAWGTTPLAPRTDAAATKGPFDVGFRVEAVRDRSRTLGPATDFEGRRHLESREWPVQVSVWYPSHRAVGPVMSDGEYRAWHGVRETLGTPGAPERGQAASDLLSLMTAADIPGGPEDARLAMDARGVAVADAPPAPGPHPLVVGGLGSAGIAWPLAERLASHGYVVATAATLGRTASDEATRPQVALETRARTLEFVIAHVLSTREVDAERIGLVGVNFDGAAALLSQSRMMRARAVVSIDGREGKPGGGDLLDKATGFDVVRLRVPYMTVQWDEPTLPALDAALFERMVYAPRDWLIFRGLRHAHLVGNVASVPTLPGAQRQAIGRMHALVQSFLDTHVRGIVASPPPIEPALLAATRHLDALPAAPTREELEELLWNTGDVLRGLEIVRQAQARQPGLVLLDAATARLYAFRHEAAGRPDKAAPLRRYAEETAEAR; encoded by the coding sequence ATGAGTCATCCATCCCTGTACCTGGCGGCGCTCGTCCTGTACCTCGCGTGGGGAACCACGCCGCTCGCACCACGGACGGATGCGGCAGCCACGAAGGGCCCGTTCGATGTCGGTTTCAGGGTGGAAGCCGTGCGCGATCGGTCGCGCACGCTGGGTCCCGCGACCGACTTCGAGGGCCGGCGGCACCTGGAATCGCGCGAGTGGCCCGTGCAGGTCTCGGTGTGGTACCCGTCGCACCGCGCCGTGGGTCCAGTCATGAGCGACGGGGAGTATCGCGCATGGCACGGGGTGCGGGAGACACTCGGCACGCCGGGTGCACCGGAACGCGGGCAGGCCGCCAGCGATCTGCTGTCGCTGATGACCGCCGCCGACATCCCCGGTGGACCGGAGGACGCACGCCTCGCGATGGACGCACGTGGCGTCGCGGTTGCTGATGCGCCACCCGCGCCCGGCCCTCACCCGCTCGTCGTCGGCGGTCTGGGGAGCGCTGGGATCGCGTGGCCGCTGGCCGAGCGCCTCGCGAGCCACGGGTATGTCGTCGCGACCGCGGCGACCCTCGGCCGCACGGCGAGCGACGAGGCGACGCGGCCGCAGGTAGCGCTCGAGACCCGCGCGAGGACCCTGGAGTTCGTGATTGCGCACGTGCTGTCGACGCGCGAGGTCGATGCGGAGCGCATCGGGCTGGTCGGAGTGAACTTCGACGGTGCGGCGGCTCTGCTCTCGCAGTCACGCATGATGCGGGCACGCGCCGTCGTGTCGATCGACGGACGTGAAGGCAAGCCGGGCGGCGGCGACCTTCTCGACAAGGCCACCGGGTTCGACGTCGTGCGACTCCGGGTCCCGTACATGACCGTTCAGTGGGACGAGCCCACCTTACCGGCCCTCGATGCGGCGCTGTTCGAGCGTATGGTCTACGCGCCTCGCGACTGGCTGATCTTCCGCGGACTGCGTCATGCGCATCTGGTCGGCAACGTGGCGTCGGTGCCGACCCTCCCGGGTGCACAGCGACAGGCGATTGGTCGCATGCACGCGCTGGTGCAGAGCTTCCTCGACACGCACGTCCGCGGCATCGTCGCGTCGCCTCCACCGATCGAGCCCGCACTCCTGGCAGCGACTCGTCACCTGGACGCGCTGCCAGCCGCCCCGACGCGCGAGGAGTTGGAGGAACTCCTTTGGAACACGGGCGACGTCCTCCGAGGCCTGGAGATCGTGCGCCAGGCGCAGGCCCGCCAGCCTGGCCTCGTGCTGCTCGATGCGGCAACCGCACGCCTGTACGCGTTCAGGCACGAGGCGGCCGGTCGGCCCGACAAGGCCGCTCCCCTGCGTCGCTATGCCGAGGAGACCGCTGAGGCGAGGTGA
- a CDS encoding sugar phosphate isomerase/epimerase, with protein sequence MTRREFGRVAIAGLPALGVAWRGSAALPAQASANPSTWGGVRVGLNVPYSLGLGNNLAAEEVLKQLVDLGIGSVELRAQPVENFLGSPTVRAAAEAEKARAAARAAGQPAPTPQQMAQGGLGGNRTPTPEQAAAADARKKEVRAWRLAASSAKVKDLRKMYEKAGVIVDVLKVDDLYTVSNEELDYFFQMARDLGARAISSELPQQRADTKRIGAFADKHKIFAAYHHHAQGTVALYEEIFTEAKYNGANIDIGHWMATHDESVLPFIATHHDRIPHIHVKDRQSKTNGGQNKPFGEGDTPVRQTLQAIRDNKWNVRPIIEFEYRVPEGSTRAAEIRKCLDYCQAALQA encoded by the coding sequence ATGACAAGACGAGAGTTCGGACGGGTGGCCATCGCCGGCCTCCCCGCACTGGGCGTGGCGTGGCGCGGGTCGGCGGCGCTGCCCGCACAGGCGTCGGCCAATCCTTCGACGTGGGGCGGTGTCCGTGTCGGGCTCAACGTGCCCTACAGCCTCGGCCTGGGGAACAACCTGGCCGCGGAGGAGGTGCTGAAGCAGTTGGTCGACCTCGGGATCGGCTCGGTCGAACTGCGGGCCCAGCCGGTCGAGAACTTCCTCGGTTCGCCGACGGTGCGCGCTGCCGCGGAGGCCGAGAAGGCGCGGGCGGCGGCGCGTGCCGCGGGACAACCCGCGCCGACGCCGCAACAGATGGCGCAGGGCGGGCTCGGCGGCAACCGCACGCCCACGCCCGAGCAGGCCGCGGCCGCCGACGCGCGGAAGAAGGAGGTGCGCGCGTGGCGCCTCGCCGCCTCGTCGGCGAAGGTGAAGGACCTGCGGAAGATGTACGAGAAGGCCGGGGTGATCGTCGACGTGCTGAAGGTCGACGATCTCTACACGGTGTCCAACGAGGAGCTCGACTACTTCTTCCAGATGGCGCGCGATCTGGGTGCCCGGGCGATCTCGTCGGAGCTGCCGCAACAGCGGGCCGACACCAAGCGCATCGGGGCGTTTGCCGACAAGCACAAGATCTTCGCGGCCTACCACCACCACGCGCAGGGCACGGTCGCCCTGTACGAGGAGATCTTCACGGAAGCGAAGTACAACGGCGCGAACATCGACATCGGCCACTGGATGGCCACGCACGACGAGTCGGTGTTGCCGTTCATCGCCACGCACCACGACCGGATCCCGCACATCCACGTCAAGGATCGGCAGTCGAAGACCAACGGCGGCCAGAACAAGCCGTTCGGCGAGGGCGACACGCCGGTCCGCCAGACGCTACAGGCGATCCGCGACAACAAGTGGAACGTCCGGCCGATCATCGAGTTCGAGTACCGAGTGCCCGAAGGCTCGACGCGGGCGGCCGAGATCCGGAAGTGCCTGGACTACTGCCAGGCGGCGCTTCAGGCCTGA
- a CDS encoding CPBP family intramembrane glutamic endopeptidase translates to MTVRQGSARLPVALLTYIAWTLVTVFGMRWAGDGSKKPLIETVSHGVSWNLVMAIAVLAAVTAVMRWRDLGFVAPRSARSLAILWFPGLYLVAFALLPALLGMPPLGTLLFIALNTALVGLSEEWMFRGVVFQGLRSRLTAWPAIVGTSLLFGGVHVMNVFVTGRLLESAVQSGAAFMSGVVFIALLIRTGSIWVPIAYHALWDLGTFVASSGAPPTAAPVDFTQGWTWAMPMAAVLPNFLYALFLLRGVGNDTPLPGD, encoded by the coding sequence ATGACTGTCCGGCAGGGATCCGCACGGCTCCCCGTGGCGCTGCTCACCTACATCGCCTGGACGCTGGTCACCGTGTTCGGCATGCGGTGGGCAGGCGACGGCAGCAAGAAGCCGCTCATCGAGACCGTGAGCCACGGCGTCAGCTGGAACCTGGTGATGGCAATTGCGGTGCTGGCGGCCGTGACCGCCGTGATGCGGTGGCGTGATCTCGGCTTCGTGGCGCCTCGATCGGCACGCTCGCTGGCCATCCTCTGGTTCCCGGGCCTGTACCTCGTGGCGTTCGCGCTGTTGCCCGCGCTGCTGGGGATGCCGCCCCTCGGCACGCTGCTGTTCATCGCGCTCAACACGGCGCTCGTGGGGTTGTCGGAAGAGTGGATGTTCCGGGGGGTCGTCTTCCAGGGACTCCGGTCCCGGCTCACCGCGTGGCCGGCCATCGTCGGCACCTCGCTGCTGTTCGGCGGCGTGCACGTGATGAACGTGTTCGTCACCGGCAGGTTGCTCGAGTCCGCGGTGCAGTCGGGCGCGGCGTTCATGAGCGGTGTCGTGTTCATCGCCCTGCTGATCCGCACCGGGTCGATCTGGGTGCCGATCGCCTACCACGCGTTGTGGGACCTGGGGACCTTCGTCGCCTCGAGCGGCGCACCACCGACGGCGGCCCCGGTGGATTTCACGCAGGGCTGGACGTGGGCGATGCCGATGGCTGCCGTGCTGCCGAACTTCCTCTACGCGCTCTTCCTGCTGCGAGGCGTGGGCAACGACACGCCGCTGCCGGGGGATTGA
- a CDS encoding TA system VapC family ribonuclease toxin — translation MSYSLDTNVLLFASDRSSARHRAARAFLESCASSPEVLCLTWQTLMGYLRIATHPGIFTSPLSPDEAWANIDALLSLPHVRVVTEQDGFPDAYRHVTAGTTVRANLVPDAHLAALLFQNGVRTLYSNDRDFRKFESLDVRDPFA, via the coding sequence GTGAGCTACTCGCTCGACACCAACGTGCTCCTCTTCGCCTCGGACCGCTCGAGCGCACGGCATCGCGCCGCCCGCGCGTTCCTGGAGTCCTGCGCGTCGAGCCCCGAGGTGCTGTGCCTGACGTGGCAGACGCTGATGGGCTACCTCCGGATCGCGACTCATCCAGGCATCTTCACGTCGCCGCTCTCACCGGACGAGGCGTGGGCAAACATCGACGCGCTGCTGTCGCTGCCACACGTGCGCGTCGTCACCGAGCAGGACGGCTTTCCCGACGCCTATCGGCACGTGACCGCCGGCACGACCGTGCGCGCCAACCTCGTGCCCGATGCGCACCTTGCCGCGCTGCTCTTCCAGAATGGTGTCAGGACCCTGTACTCGAACGATCGGGACTTCAGGAAATTCGAGTCGCTCGACGTGCGCGACCCCTTCGCCTGA
- a CDS encoding DUF427 domain-containing protein: MSQDATRTPPGFGPGGWRYYGQARPSFAVEPAPGQESVWDYPRPPRIVADAREVVVRVGDVVVARSRRAVRVLETASPPTVYIPREDVVTKYLQAAPGASGCEWKGTARYWTVRVGSVVLESVGWSYDDPLPAFEAIRGHLSFYPGRIACELGGVRVEAQAGGFYGGWVTPEIVGPFKGGPGTGGW, encoded by the coding sequence ATGAGCCAGGACGCAACACGCACTCCACCGGGCTTCGGGCCAGGCGGCTGGCGCTACTACGGGCAAGCACGCCCTTCCTTTGCCGTCGAGCCGGCGCCCGGGCAGGAATCGGTGTGGGACTACCCGCGGCCGCCACGCATCGTCGCCGATGCACGTGAGGTGGTGGTCCGGGTCGGCGACGTCGTGGTCGCCCGATCGCGCCGCGCCGTGCGCGTGCTCGAGACTGCGAGCCCACCCACGGTGTACATCCCGCGCGAGGACGTGGTCACCAAGTACCTGCAGGCGGCGCCAGGCGCGTCAGGCTGCGAGTGGAAGGGCACGGCCCGCTACTGGACCGTGCGGGTCGGGTCCGTCGTGCTCGAGTCGGTGGGCTGGTCCTACGACGACCCGCTGCCGGCGTTCGAGGCCATTCGTGGGCACCTGTCGTTCTACCCGGGCCGGATCGCGTGCGAACTCGGCGGCGTGCGCGTCGAGGCTCAGGCCGGCGGGTTCTACGGCGGATGGGTCACGCCCGAGATTGTCGGGCCCTTCAAGGGAGGTCCGGGCACGGGCGGCTGGTGA
- a CDS encoding penicillin-binding transpeptidase domain-containing protein, whose product MRAAVLLVTLALLAGGRPATTVPDLSSFFDGLDATFVLLDGATGAYTRHAPARAARRFAPCSTFKVPHTAMLLESGIVPATTGHALEYDPSLKQPEQWARDFDLAGAFKASALWYYRAQARRLGMDAEAQYVRRLGYGNMVTTGGLDGPNGPFWVDGSLRISADEQVAFLHRLHEGRLGLSPRTTALTREVMLVEEPPRWKLFAKTGACRPQGEQTSNWYVGFVEKRTTTWYFALQMGADDYGRAFTERVPTTRRVLTALGVLD is encoded by the coding sequence ATGCGCGCTGCCGTGCTGTTGGTGACGCTTGCACTGCTTGCCGGCGGGAGGCCAGCGACGACCGTACCTGACCTGTCGAGCTTCTTCGACGGCCTCGATGCAACCTTCGTCCTGCTCGATGGCGCGACGGGGGCGTACACGCGTCACGCGCCCGCGCGTGCCGCGCGGCGCTTCGCTCCGTGCTCGACGTTCAAGGTGCCGCACACCGCGATGTTGCTGGAATCGGGCATCGTGCCGGCGACGACCGGGCATGCCCTCGAGTACGACCCGTCCCTGAAGCAGCCTGAGCAATGGGCCCGCGACTTCGACCTCGCGGGCGCGTTCAAGGCGTCGGCCCTCTGGTACTACCGCGCACAGGCGCGGCGGCTCGGGATGGACGCGGAAGCGCAGTACGTGCGGCGGCTCGGCTACGGCAACATGGTCACCACCGGCGGCCTCGACGGACCGAACGGTCCCTTCTGGGTGGACGGTTCCCTGCGCATCTCGGCCGACGAACAGGTGGCATTCCTTCATCGCCTGCACGAGGGGCGACTCGGGCTGTCACCGCGCACCACAGCGCTGACGCGCGAGGTCATGCTGGTCGAGGAGCCCCCCCGCTGGAAGCTCTTCGCCAAGACCGGCGCGTGCCGTCCTCAGGGCGAGCAGACCTCGAACTGGTACGTGGGCTTCGTCGAGAAGCGGACGACCACCTGGTACTTCGCGCTCCAGATGGGCGCCGACGACTACGGGCGGGCGTTCACCGAGCGTGTGCCGACGACCCGCCGCGTCCTCACGGCGCTTGGCGTGCTGGACTGA
- a CDS encoding nucleoside deaminase, with protein sequence MRRAIALTANCPALPFGAVIVRAATGDVVAEGWNRSGTNPTWHGEIDAINRLAADGWGDRGPDLVLYTTAEPCPMCMGAILWSGIGAVVYGTSIRHLQQHGWRQIDILADEVARRSPGWPCTVIGGVLERECNALFDRADLEKRSADRRSAT encoded by the coding sequence ATGCGACGCGCCATCGCGCTGACGGCCAACTGCCCGGCACTGCCGTTCGGCGCGGTGATCGTGCGCGCCGCGACCGGCGACGTCGTGGCCGAGGGCTGGAACCGGTCGGGCACCAACCCGACGTGGCACGGCGAAATCGACGCGATCAATCGCCTCGCCGCCGACGGCTGGGGCGACCGCGGCCCCGACCTCGTGCTCTACACGACGGCCGAGCCGTGCCCGATGTGCATGGGGGCCATCCTGTGGAGTGGCATCGGCGCGGTCGTCTACGGCACGTCGATCCGCCACCTGCAGCAGCACGGCTGGCGACAGATCGACATCCTCGCCGACGAAGTGGCGCGTCGAAGTCCCGGATGGCCCTGCACCGTCATCGGCGGGGTGCTCGAACGGGAGTGCAATGCCCTGTTCGATCGCGCCGACCTGGAGAAGCGCTCCGCGGACCGTCGCTCAGCGACCTGA
- a CDS encoding DUF885 family protein, whose amino-acid sequence MARAFPESATQMDLPGADHGALRDNTEAGFARWDAEADRLLAAVRAVKVGPADADRVLHGVLLDELERDAAMRVCRLELWGVFSYVNGWQASLTDLARIQPVGTDALREAALRRARAVPGYIDNEIVLLRRGLAAGYSSPRVIVEEVIAQLDGLLAGDPARSPFAAPTQRDTTAAFVGAFTGVVRDAINPAIGRYRDFLKREYLPAAREAIGVSANPEGRACYDAALRQFATVAIPADEVYEIGWRELRRLDEEMRPLAKALTGQDDVARAMRMVTTEPRFTFRSADEIIATAQAAQDRARAAMPRAFGLRTDVAVQIQPYPEFRARAGAPGQYQPPSMDGRRPPIHLVNTWDPTHKSRTGIESTTFHETWPGHHQQAMVSREARNQHRPLRLLYNSGFGEGYALYAERVADELGLYSGDIDRWGYLASQKFRAARMVIDAGIHTRGMRYDEAIALLTEHGTLSPTEVRGEINRYISWPGQAPSYMIGNLEILRLREQARSRLGARFDIKAFHDQVLGHGTVTLALLRALVSEWSGR is encoded by the coding sequence ATGGCTCGCGCGTTCCCTGAGTCGGCCACCCAGATGGACCTGCCGGGCGCCGATCACGGCGCCCTGCGCGACAACACCGAGGCCGGCTTCGCGCGATGGGATGCCGAGGCGGACCGGTTGCTCGCGGCGGTGCGCGCGGTGAAGGTCGGCCCGGCCGACGCCGATCGCGTGCTGCACGGCGTGCTGCTCGACGAACTCGAGCGCGACGCCGCCATGCGCGTGTGTCGGCTCGAGCTGTGGGGCGTCTTCTCCTACGTCAACGGCTGGCAGGCCTCGCTCACCGACCTGGCGCGCATCCAGCCGGTCGGCACCGACGCGCTCCGCGAGGCCGCGCTCCGGCGGGCACGCGCCGTTCCCGGGTACATCGACAACGAGATCGTCCTGCTGCGCCGCGGACTCGCGGCCGGCTACTCGTCGCCCAGGGTCATCGTCGAGGAAGTGATCGCCCAGCTCGATGGCCTGCTGGCCGGCGACCCCGCGCGTTCGCCCTTTGCCGCGCCGACCCAACGCGACACGACCGCGGCGTTCGTCGGGGCATTCACGGGGGTCGTTCGCGACGCGATCAACCCGGCGATTGGCCGGTACCGCGACTTCCTGAAACGTGAGTACCTGCCGGCAGCCCGGGAAGCCATCGGGGTGTCAGCCAATCCGGAAGGTCGCGCCTGCTACGACGCCGCTCTCCGTCAGTTCGCGACCGTCGCGATTCCGGCCGACGAGGTGTACGAGATCGGCTGGCGTGAGCTCAGGCGGCTCGACGAGGAGATGCGCCCGCTCGCGAAGGCGCTGACCGGCCAGGACGACGTGGCGCGAGCGATGCGGATGGTGACGACCGAGCCGCGATTCACGTTCAGGAGCGCCGACGAGATCATCGCCACCGCGCAGGCGGCACAGGATCGGGCGCGCGCCGCGATGCCGCGCGCCTTCGGCCTGCGCACCGACGTCGCCGTGCAGATCCAGCCGTACCCGGAGTTCCGCGCCCGGGCCGGCGCCCCCGGCCAGTACCAGCCGCCGTCGATGGATGGCCGTCGGCCGCCCATTCATCTGGTCAACACCTGGGATCCGACGCACAAGAGCCGGACGGGCATCGAGAGCACCACCTTCCACGAGACGTGGCCGGGCCACCATCAGCAGGCGATGGTGTCGCGCGAGGCGCGCAACCAGCATCGCCCCCTGCGGCTGCTCTACAACTCCGGCTTCGGCGAGGGCTATGCGCTCTACGCAGAGCGCGTGGCCGACGAACTCGGCCTCTACTCCGGCGACATCGACCGGTGGGGCTACCTGGCCAGCCAGAAGTTCCGCGCCGCGCGCATGGTGATCGACGCGGGCATCCACACGCGCGGCATGCGCTACGACGAGGCAATCGCGCTGCTCACCGAGCACGGCACGCTCTCGCCGACCGAGGTGCGTGGCGAGATCAACCGGTACATCTCGTGGCCGGGGCAGGCGCCGTCGTACATGATCGGCAACCTCGAGATCCTGCGCCTGCGCGAGCAGGCACGGAGCAGGCTCGGCGCCCGGTTCGACATCAAGGCCTTCCACGATCAGGTGCTCGGCCACGGCACCGTCACGCTGGCGCTCCTGCGCGCGCTGGTCAGCGAGTGGTCAGGTCGCTGA